A genome region from Cucumis sativus cultivar 9930 chromosome 4, Cucumber_9930_V3, whole genome shotgun sequence includes the following:
- the LOC101213559 gene encoding uncharacterized protein LOC101213559 isoform X2, translating into MPIFVATIASVSAHSFLSLLASTSDASSTSSSSSSFILPLKSPSKRSSIFPSRVSLSGKPDPIAGVLDTSPESVRRARRSADWKAAREYLDSGFIYEGRIEGSNAGGLLVRFYSLVGFLPFPQLSPSHSCKEPYKSIQDIAKSLIGSLISVKVIQADEKNRKLIFSEKEAARSKFSGQVAVGDVYEGKVGSVEDYGAFVHLRLSDGLYHLTGLVHVSEVSWDLVQDVRDILSEGDEVTVKVINVNKNKSRITLSIRQLEEDPLLETLDKVIPQESSAEPDSFGPKGDSEIIPLPGLETIIEELLQEEGIVDVRVNRQGFEKRVVSQDLQLWLSNAPPVEKKFTLLARAGRQVQEIQLTTSLDQEGIKRALQRVLERVP; encoded by the exons ATGCCAATCTTTGTTGCAACCATCGCCTCTGTCTCTGCTCATTCCTTTCTCTCACTCCTTGCTTCCACTTCTGATGCTTCTTcaacctcctcctcctcctcctccttcatTTTACCACTCAAATCCCCCTCTAAACGCTCTTCCATTTTCCCCTCCAGAGTCTCCCTCTCCGGAAAACCTGACCCCATTGCCGGAGTTCTAGACACCTCCCCGGAATCCGTTCGACGTGCTCGG AGATCTGCTGATTGGAAGGCAGCGAGGGAATACCTTGATAGTGGATTTATCTATGAGGGTAGGATTGAAGGTTCAAATGCTGGAGGTTTACTTGTGCGATTTTATTCTCTTGTTGGGTTTCTTCCATTCCCTCAATTGAGCCCGTCTCATTCTTGTAAAG AACCATACAAGAGTATTCAAGATATTGCAAAAAGCTTAATTGGTTCGCTTATATCAGTAAAG GTAATCCAAGCAGATGAGAAAAACAggaaattgatattttcagAGAAGGAAGCTGCGCGGTCAAAGTTTTCTGGGCAAGTGGCTGTGGGGGATGTTTATGAAGGCAAAGTTGGATCTGTGGAGGATTATGGTGCTTTTGTACATCTACGTCTCTCTGATG GTCTTTATCATCTTACTGGTCTAGTACATGTATCAGAAGTTTCATGGGATCTAGTTCAGGATGTACGAGACATATTAAGTGAGGGTGACGAAGTGACAGTGAAGGTCATTAATGTTAACAA GAATAAGTCTCGGATCACATTGTCGATCAGACAACTCGAGGAAGATCCACTTTTAGAAACATTGGACAAAGTAATACCGCAG GAAAGTTCTGCTGAACCTGATTCTTTTGGACCTAAAGGCGACAGCGAAATAATACCCCTCCCTGGACTTGAAACAATAATTGAAGAGCTACTGCAGGAAGAGGG TATAGTAGATGTTCGTGTCAATCGACAAGGATTTGAGAAACGGGTGGTTTCACAAGACCTACAGCTTTGGCTATCAAAT GCACCTCCCGTTGAAAAGAAGTTCACTCTCCTTGCTCGTGCCGGGAGGCAG GTTCAAGAAATTCAGCTGACAACATCACTCGATCAGGAAGGTATAAAAAGGGCATTGCAGCGTGTGTTGGAACGTGTCCCGTGA
- the LOC101213559 gene encoding uncharacterized protein LOC101213559 isoform X1, which translates to MPIFVATIASVSAHSFLSLLASTSDASSTSSSSSSFILPLKSPSKRSSIFPSRVSLSGKPDPIAGVLDTSPESVRRARRSADWKAAREYLDSGFIYEGRIEGSNAGGLLVRFYSLVGFLPFPQLSPSHSCKEPYKSIQDIAKSLIGSLISVKVIQADEKNRKLIFSEKEAARSKFSGQVAVGDVYEGKVGSVEDYGAFVHLRLSDGLYHLTGLVHVSEVSWDLVQDVRDILSEGDEVTVKVINVNKNKSRITLSIRQLEEDPLLETLDKVIPQESSAEPDSFGPKGDSEIIPLPGLETIIEELLQEEGLNISIVDVRVNRQGFEKRVVSQDLQLWLSNAPPVEKKFTLLARAGRQVQEIQLTTSLDQEGIKRALQRVLERVP; encoded by the exons ATGCCAATCTTTGTTGCAACCATCGCCTCTGTCTCTGCTCATTCCTTTCTCTCACTCCTTGCTTCCACTTCTGATGCTTCTTcaacctcctcctcctcctcctccttcatTTTACCACTCAAATCCCCCTCTAAACGCTCTTCCATTTTCCCCTCCAGAGTCTCCCTCTCCGGAAAACCTGACCCCATTGCCGGAGTTCTAGACACCTCCCCGGAATCCGTTCGACGTGCTCGG AGATCTGCTGATTGGAAGGCAGCGAGGGAATACCTTGATAGTGGATTTATCTATGAGGGTAGGATTGAAGGTTCAAATGCTGGAGGTTTACTTGTGCGATTTTATTCTCTTGTTGGGTTTCTTCCATTCCCTCAATTGAGCCCGTCTCATTCTTGTAAAG AACCATACAAGAGTATTCAAGATATTGCAAAAAGCTTAATTGGTTCGCTTATATCAGTAAAG GTAATCCAAGCAGATGAGAAAAACAggaaattgatattttcagAGAAGGAAGCTGCGCGGTCAAAGTTTTCTGGGCAAGTGGCTGTGGGGGATGTTTATGAAGGCAAAGTTGGATCTGTGGAGGATTATGGTGCTTTTGTACATCTACGTCTCTCTGATG GTCTTTATCATCTTACTGGTCTAGTACATGTATCAGAAGTTTCATGGGATCTAGTTCAGGATGTACGAGACATATTAAGTGAGGGTGACGAAGTGACAGTGAAGGTCATTAATGTTAACAA GAATAAGTCTCGGATCACATTGTCGATCAGACAACTCGAGGAAGATCCACTTTTAGAAACATTGGACAAAGTAATACCGCAG GAAAGTTCTGCTGAACCTGATTCTTTTGGACCTAAAGGCGACAGCGAAATAATACCCCTCCCTGGACTTGAAACAATAATTGAAGAGCTACTGCAGGAAGAGGG TTTGAATATCAGTATAGTAGATGTTCGTGTCAATCGACAAGGATTTGAGAAACGGGTGGTTTCACAAGACCTACAGCTTTGGCTATCAAAT GCACCTCCCGTTGAAAAGAAGTTCACTCTCCTTGCTCGTGCCGGGAGGCAG GTTCAAGAAATTCAGCTGACAACATCACTCGATCAGGAAGGTATAAAAAGGGCATTGCAGCGTGTGTTGGAACGTGTCCCGTGA